TGGTCTTCGTGACGAACAACGCCTCGCGATCCCCGGTGGCGGTGGTGAACAAGCTCGCCCGCAACGACATCGCCGCCTCTCCGGACGAAGTCTTCTCTGCCGCCATGGATGCGGCGGCGCTGTTGCATGAGCACCTGCCCGACGGCGCTTCCGTGCTCGTAGTTGGCGGCGAGGGGCTGCGACAGGCACTCACAGACGAGGGCTTCAAGGTCGTGGCCTCCGCGGATGACGGGCCCGCCGCCGTCGTCCAGGGCTGGGATGCGGCTGTTGACTGGGCCATGATGTCCGAGGGGCTGTATGCGATCACCAACGGTGCGTTGCATGTGGCCACCAACCTCGACGCCACTCTGCCCACCGAACGGGGCTTCGCCCTGGGCAACGGCAGCCTGGTTGCCGCCATCGCCAATGCCTCAGGCCGCAGACCGTTGGCCGGAGGCAAACCCTTCCCAGGTATTTATCAGCGTGCGCTGCGCCGTTCAGGAGGAACCAGGCCGCTCGCCGTCGGCGACCGGCTCAACACCGATCACGTCGGGGCCCGGGCAGCTGACATACCAGGTTTGCATGTGCTCACGGGTGTCAGCACTGCCCGCGATGTGCTTCTTGCCTCGCCAGAGGAAAGGCCGACCTTCCTGCACACGGATCTGCGCGGCCTGCTGGAACCCCACCCCGCGCCGGAACGCATCGGTAGCGGCGTTCAGGGCTGGTGGCAGGTCGGCGACGAGTGCTGGCGTGTCACCGATGCGGGCTTGGAGGATCGGAATGCGGGAATCCTCGACGCCTCCTGCGCCACAGTCAGCCTTGACGCATATCGTGCCCTCGCCTGCGCCCTCTGGGAGTTTGCCGATGCCCATGCCGGTGGCACCGAGGTACCGCATGTACCCGAACTGAATGTCGTCTCCTGAACTGCAGCGATGTCTGGAGCATGCCGATGACCGCCGCCCCCCGACCGGTTCCGCGACCCGAATCCGAGGCCGCCCGCACCCCCGTCCCGGACCTTGCTGCGAAGCTTGAGACCATAGCCGGGCTGCCGCTGGAGGAACGCGCCACGCAGCTCGCATCCCTTCACGAGCTGCTCTCATCCGAGCTGCGTCTAACCGAGCACTGACCACGGACCGACTTTTAACCGCATGGCACGACTGATTCGTATCGACTCCGAACTCGTGCGGCGCGGGCTCGCCCGCTCGCGTACTCATGCCGCACGGCTCATTGACGATGGTCAGGTCACCCTCGACGGCGTGGTGGTCACCAAGCCTGCCCGGCAAGTCAACCCGGCGCAGGCGATCGAAGTTATCGCTCCGGCCTGCGACGACTATGTGTCTCGTGGCGCCCATAAACTGGCAGGCGCACTCGATACTTTGACCAAACGAGACCTGGCTCCCCGCATCGTCGGCAGACGCTGCCTGGACGCTGGTGCCTCCACCGGAGGTTTTACCGACGTGCTGCTGCGCCGGGGAGCGGCACAGGTGGTTGCCGTCGACGTCGGCTATGGCCAGCTCGCCTGGTCCCTGCGTAACGATCCTCGCGTGACCGTGTTGGAACGCACGAATGTGCGCAGTCTCGATCCGCACGCCGTTGCGCCCGCACCCGAGCTCGTTGTAGGCGACCTCTCCTTCATCTCACTAACCACCGTGCTTCCGGCGTTGGCCCGAGCCGCCTCGTCAGACGCCGACCTGCTGCTAATGGTCAAACCCCAGTTCGAGGTCGGCAGAGACCGCCTAGGTCGAGGAGGCGTGGTCCGTGACCCGGCACTGCATCTCGAATGTGTGCTGAAGGTGTGCGAATGTGCCCATGCCTTGGACATGGGAATCGATGCGGTCACCGCGTCGCCGCTGCCCGGGCCCGCCGGAAATGTCGAGTACTTTGTGAGCATGCACTCTGGGCGGGCCGGCTCACCGCTGGACCTGGTCGGACCGGCGTTGCAGGATGAGGTCCGGCGCGCCATCGCCGCTGGACCCGCTGGATCCGTTGGACCTGCCGGAGCCAACCACAGCCAACACAGACGTCGCCCGGAAGGAGGCGGAGATGACCACCGGAACCATTCGTAATGCCACGGCCGATACCGAGACCGCTACACAAACCACGCCGATATCCGTCCCCGCAAACTCGGGAGCAGCCAGCGAGCAGAGGGCTCGAAACCATCCGATCCCTCACCGGCCGCGACTGCGGCGTGTCATGCTCCTACAGCGTGATCTGAACGATAAACCGGTGCCGCCCCACCGTAAGGCGGCTCCGACCGCCACGGCCGTCGCTCGAGCGGAGGCGGCCTTGCGCTCACACGGCGTCCAGCCCGTGGAGCCCGGCTTTGAAGGTGAGGTGGACCTAGTTCTGGTCATGGGGGGAGATGGCACAATTCTGCGCGCGAGCGAGGTCGCTAGAGATCGGGACGTGCCGCTGCTGGGCGTCAACACCGGCCACGTCGGTTTCCTAGCGGAGGCGGATCCGGACGCCGTGGAACAGGTCGTCGCCGATTTGGTTGCCGGCCGGTACGTGGTCGACACCCGCATGACCATCAATGTTGAGGTCCAGGCCCCCGATGGCTCGGTGACCCGCGACTGGGCCCTGAATGAGGCCGCACTGGAGAAGCGTGACCGGGCCCGCATGGTGGAGGTGGCTGTGGGCGTGGATGGTCAGGCGGTCTCCTCCTTCGGTTGTGACGGACTGGTTATGGCCACGCCCACAGGTTCGACCGCATATGCCTACTCGGGGGGCGGCCCGGTCATCTGGCCGGAGGTGGAGGCATTACTGCTCGTACCGCTGTCAGCCCATGCCCTGTTCACCCGTCCGCTGGTGGTGGGGCCGGACTCCCGCTTGGAGGTCGTCATCTATCATGCGGGCTTCGGTGGCGCGGAGGTGTGGTGTGACGGCCGCCGCTGCCTCGACGCGCCGACCGGGTCACGCATATGCATCACCCGCGCCGAGCGTCCGGTGCGTCTGGCGAGGCTGAACACCGCACCCTTCGCCACGCGCCTGGTGCGTAAATTCGATCTGCCTGTGCAGGGGTGGCGCACCGCCGACGCCTCCGCGACGCTGGCGGGCCGGGATGGCGACACGCAGTGATCGAGTCCCTGCACATTGAGAACCTCGGGGTGATTGAGGATGCCGACTTGTTCCTCAGCCCAGGGTTGACTGCGCTGACCGGAGAGACGGGGGCGGGCAAGACCATGGTGCTCACCTCCCTGGGGCTGTTACTGGGGCAACGCGCGGAGTCCGCCGTGGTTAGGGCAGGTGCCGCCCGCGCCCTGGTGGAGGGGGCCTTCGTGCTCTCGCCGTCATCGCCTGCCGCCGCCCGTGCCGCCGAGTCCGGGGCCGAGCTCGACGACGACTTGTTGTTGGCATCCCGTGTCATTCCGGCCTCCGGCCGTTCTCGTGCTCACCTGGGCGGTCACGCCGTACCGTCCGCGGTCCTGGCCGACGTCGGATCCCGCCTGGTGTCCGTACACGGGCAGGCGGATCAACTGCGCCTACGTTCGGCCTCCGCTCAGCGAGCTGCCCTCGACAGCCTCGGCGGGCCGAGCCATGCAGGACTGTGCCGCCGTTATGCCGAGGTCTATCAGGCCAGGAACGCGGCCGCCGCGACGTTGGAGCAATGGCGCTCCGGTGCCCAGGCGCGTCGCGTCGAGGCCGAGGAACTGCGACATTGGCTGGAACAGCTGGAACGGCTCGCTCCCCAACCCGGGGAGGACGCCGCCTTGACCGCCGAGGCCGAGCGTCTGGACCACGCTGAGGATCTGCGCCGTGCCGCCTGCGCGGCGCGCATTGCGTTATCCGGGGATGAGGACACCACCGTGGAGTCGCCGGACGTAATGGCCCTGACCGCCGCTGCGGACCGGGCGCTGGCACATGTCGCCGGGGTCGATCCGATACTGACCTCGATGGCCGAACGCCTGCATCAACTGGGCATCCTCGCCGCGGATTTGGCCGGTGAACTCACTGAATACCTCGACTCCCTGGACGCCGATCCCGCACGGCTGGCATGGGTGCAGGAGCGCCGTGCGGAGCTGGCCAGGGCCTGCCAGGAGATCGGCGGTCCGGGCACCCGGATCGACGACGTCGACGCCCTGCTTGCCTGGGGCGAGTCCGCCGCGGCCCGCCTGGATGAGCTCGAGGGGCCGCACGGCACCGCCGAGTCCCTGTCGGCGGCCCTGGACGCGGCGGAAAGTGAGCTGGCCGACGTCGCCGGTGAACTGTCCACCGCCCGGCTCCGCCTCGCCGAGCGCCTGCAAAACGAGGTCAATGCCGAACTGGCCGGGTTGGAGATGAAGGATGCGCGCCTGGTGGTAGATCTTCAGCCTCGTGATGAGCCTGGGCCCACCGGCGCCGAAACCGTCGCCCTGCAGCTCATCTCCCATCCCGGGGCCCCTGCACTGCCGCTCGGTAAAGGGGCCTCCGGCGGCGAATTGTCACGCATCATGCTGGCCCTCGAGGTGGTTCTGGCCGAGGCGGCGTCAACCGCCGCGGAACCCGAGGTGCCCGGCGGTGCCTCCGCCCACCACCGGCGCACATTCGTATTCGATGAGATCGACGCCGGCGTGGGTGGGCGTGCCGCACGGGAGATCGGTCGGCGGCTGGCGCGGCTCGCCCGTCGCTACCAGGTGGTGGTGGTCACGCATCTCGCCCAGGTCGCGGCCTGGGCCGACACACAGTTGGTGGTGCTCAAGGAGACTACCGCAGATGAGGCGCACACCCCCCAGGCACCTGGGAGACCTGGGCCGGGCCATCCGACCGTGCGCACCCGGGTCGTGGCCGTCACCGGGCGGGCCAGATTGCGTGAACTGGCTCGCATGCTCTCCGGCCATGAGAACTCAGAAGCCGCCCTTCGGCATGCCGCTGAGCTGATCGACGCCGCCAACGTGGCAGAATCCCGGTCGTGAGGTTCCCGTTCCTGTTCCGCAAGCAGGCCCCGCCAGAACCGGACCGCCCCAGCGGCACGGTCCGGGTGGATCCGCGTACCAAGAAGCTCACCAAGCGGCTCCAGCCGGGGGATATTGCCGTCATCGATCACCTCGATCTCGATCGCGTGGCCGCCGAGGCCCTAGTCGAATGCAAGCCGGCGGCCGTACTGAATGCATCCCCTTCCGTATCCGGTCGCTATCCGAACCTCGGTCCCGGAATCCTGGTTGATGCCGGTATCCCCCTGATCGACGACCTGGGGCCCGACATCATGCGGCTGCACGACGGCCAGCGCGTCATCATTGACCTCGACCCCGAGTCGAAGCATGCCGGCGCCGTGCACATGCAGGCGCGTCCCGGCCACCGGCACGCCCCCGGGGCGGAGAAATCGGCGGATAGCGCGGCCGGTCCGGGCCTGAAGGGTGACGGCGATTCCAGCATCCTCGCCCAGGGCGTCGTCCAGACGCGGGAGAGCATTGATGCGCTAATGGAGGCGGCCAAGCAGGGACTTTCGGTTCAGCTGGAGGCTTTTGCGGCCAACACCATGGAGTACATGCGGGGGGAACGCGACCTGTTGCTCAACGGCGTGGGGATGCCGGATATTCGCACCCCTATAAGCGGTCGGCACGTGTTGGTCGTGGTGCGCGGATACTCGTACAAGGAGGACCTGAAGGCCCTCAAGCCCTACATCCGCGACTATAAGCCCGTCATCATAGGCGTCGACGGCGGCGCAGATGCGGTGCTGGAGGCCGGACTCAAACTGGATATGATCGTCGGAGATATGGACTCCGTCTCCGATAAGGCTCTTTCTGCGGGCGCCGAGATCATCGTGCACGCCTACCGTGACGGGCGCGCCCCCGGTCTTAAACGCGTCGAGGATCTCGGGGTGGAGCACACGGTGTTCGCCGCCACTGGCACCAGTGAGGACATCGCCATGCTGATCGCCGACGGTTCCGGTGCCGAACTGATCGTCGCCCTGGGCACACATGCCACCCTGTTGGAGTTCCTTGACAAGGGACGTGCCGGTATGTCCTCTACCTTCCTGACTCGGCTCAAGGTCGGCGGACGTCTCATTGACGCCAAGGGCGTATCGCGTCTGTACCGCACCCGCATATCCGGTTGGCAACTGGGACTGCTGGCCCTGGCAGGGCTGGTCGCCCTGTTCGTCGCCCTCGCCGCCACCCCCGCGGGCCAGACCTTCCTAGGCCTGTCCGGTGCCGTATGGGATGACTTGGTCAACTTCTTCCGGTCCCTGGTGGGACTCACTCCGAACACACCTTCCGTCTGAGCAAGTACAGGAACTTTCATGATTGACTTCCGCTACCACCTGGTCTCGCTCATCTCCGTCTTTCTCGCCCTGGCCGTGGGCGTGGTCCTTGGGGCCGGACCGCTGCAAAACTCGCTTGGAACGGCCCTGAACGACCAGGTCACCTCCCTGCGCTCGGATCGTAACGATCTGCAGACCCGTTTGGAGCAGACCGAGGCGGCAGTCAACGACCGTGACGATTACATCACTGCGGCCGCCGCATCGCTGTTGCCGGGCGTGCTGAATGGCCGCAGGGTCGCCGTCGTCACCTTGCCGGACGCTGAGGGCGGGGACATTGACGCCATCGTCAAAGAGATCGAAACCGCTGGCGCCGCCGTCACCGGGCGCGTCTCCCTGACCACCGCCTGGTCACTGACTGCCCGCGAGTCATTCCGTTCCACTTACTCCGGCCAATTCACCCCCTATTTGGAGGGCGCCGCAACGGACGGGAATGCCATCCTCGGACAGGGGCTGGCCGCCGCACTGACGACCGAGGGCGAGAACGCCGCCGCCCTGATGGGGCTGCTAACCGCGTCCGATAACCCGCTAGTAACCGAGGACGCTGCCCCGTCCGCTCCGGCGGATATGATCGTTGTCATCGGTCCGCGGACGGTTGCCTCTCCGGCGGGGGGAGAGCCGACCGCAGCGGCCACTCCGGAGCAGGACGCCGGCGCCTGGGTATCGGCACTGACGGGCCTCGCCTCGGCGTCAACAACCGTCGTCGTCGGCGCTGCGGATGTCAAGGCGGACATTGTTTCGGCGCTGCGCACCGCTAAGGCCCCGGTGACCACGGTGGACTCCGTCGGACAGGCCACCGCCGCGGTATCCGCTCCTCTCGCGCTGGCCGCCACCGCCGCGGGTACCGTGGGGAATTACGGATTCGATGACGGAGCTGACGCCATCATCCCGCCCGTGTCCAACTGACGCCGGTTACGCTTTAGACCATGACGCCAACCATTGTTCCGGCAGGCGGGCACGCCCCGGTGGCGGCCGCCGCAGCGGCCGGCATCGCCGCAGCGGCATGCTCCACCGGATTAGGGGCCCTTAGCCGTATGTCACCGAGGCTGCGGCGCGTCAACTATCGCGGCCGCACCGTGAGTCTGCGTGGTGGTGTGGGCGTAGCCGCGGGCGCCGTGGTGGCGGGATCTCTGGCGGCAGGTCCGTTCGACGGAGGATCGGTTCGGGCCAGCGCCAGGCGCGCCTTAGCGGCCGTCACGGCGGCAGCGGCGGCAGGCGCAGCGGGCCTGGTTGATGATCTTGATGACGGCGCCCACGACGGCGATACCCCCGCGAAGGGGCTGCGGGGACACCTGGCGGCGCTGCGCCGTGGCCATCTCACCACTGGGGTGCTGAAGGTGGCTGTGATCGGCGGCGGTGCTCTGGTTGCCGGCGGGTTTATCACCGCTACCCGCAGGTACGACGGCGTGATCCGCGCGTCGGCGGACGCCGCTACCAGTGCCGTTGTTATCGCCTCCTGGGCCAATCTTCACAATCTGCTTGACCTGCGCCCCGGACGTGCGCTCAAGGCGGCGATCCTGACCTGTGCGCCGCTGCTGGCCGACCGGCGACCAATCGCCTCCACCAGTCGCGTTTTGGCGGCTGGGGCGCTGGGTACTGCCGCGGCCGCACTGCCTGCGGACTTGGGCGAGAACACCATGCTTGGTGACACCGGCGCCAATTCCCTGGGTGCTTTGGTGGGGACAGCCCTGGCCGTCCATCCCAGTGCGGCCCTGCGCGCCGCGGCTGCTATCACCGGGACGGGGCTGGTTGTGGCCAGTGAGCGGGTCTCCTTCACCCGTGTCATTGAGGGCAACCGCGTCCTGTCGGCCATTGATCGCCTCGGGCGCAGCGCCCCGTGAACCGTACCGCCCCGTGACCACCGTGTCTGCAGACTCCGTAACCTCCCGGGCGGATGCGCCAGGCGGCGCAGGACGCGCAATCCTGGGCGCCGCAGGGGGAGTGGCCGGGTTGACCCTGGTTTCGCGGGCGCTCGGTTTTCTGCGTTGGATTGTGCAGGCGACCACTGTCGGAGCGGGCACGGTGGCTGGAGCCTATGCCACCGCCAATCAGGTCCCCAACGTGCTTTATGAGGTGGTTGTGGGCGGGGCGTTGGCAGCCACCGTTGTCCCGCTGTTGGCCGGCCCGGTTGGTGCCGGGCGCGGTGAGGAAGTCTCCCGCACCACCTCTGCCCTGCTGGGCCTGGTGCTGCTGGTCCTGACCCCGCTTGCGCTTGTTCTGGCGGTATGTGCCGGTCCGATCGCCGGCTGGTTCCCTGTCTCTCGGGGGGTGGATCCCGTCCTCCAGCATGACCTGGTGGCGGCTTTCCTGCGTATGTTCGCCGTCCAAGTTCCCTTGTACGGCGTAGGTGTGGTGCTCACCGGTGTGCTCCAGGCACACGGCCGCTTCACTTGGCCAGCGTTTACACCCGTGCTGTCCAGCCTGGTGGTCATGGGCACCTATGCCCTGTACGGAACGCTAACCGTTGACGCGGAGACGGCCTCCCCGACGGCACTGCGAGTGCTCGGTTGGGGCACTACGCTGGGGGTTGCAGCGCTGTCTTTGCCGCTGCTGTGGCCGGTACACCGGCTGGGACTGCGGCTGCGGCCGACTCTGCGTCTGGGGCGCGGCACC
This genomic stretch from Actinomyces qiguomingii harbors:
- the steA gene encoding putative cytokinetic ring protein SteA is translated as MRFPFLFRKQAPPEPDRPSGTVRVDPRTKKLTKRLQPGDIAVIDHLDLDRVAAEALVECKPAAVLNASPSVSGRYPNLGPGILVDAGIPLIDDLGPDIMRLHDGQRVIIDLDPESKHAGAVHMQARPGHRHAPGAEKSADSAAGPGLKGDGDSSILAQGVVQTRESIDALMEAAKQGLSVQLEAFAANTMEYMRGERDLLLNGVGMPDIRTPISGRHVLVVVRGYSYKEDLKALKPYIRDYKPVIIGVDGGADAVLEAGLKLDMIVGDMDSVSDKALSAGAEIIVHAYRDGRAPGLKRVEDLGVEHTVFAATGTSEDIAMLIADGSGAELIVALGTHATLLEFLDKGRAGMSSTFLTRLKVGGRLIDAKGVSRLYRTRISGWQLGLLALAGLVALFVALAATPAGQTFLGLSGAVWDDLVNFFRSLVGLTPNTPSV
- a CDS encoding NAD kinase, which translates into the protein MLLQRDLNDKPVPPHRKAAPTATAVARAEAALRSHGVQPVEPGFEGEVDLVLVMGGDGTILRASEVARDRDVPLLGVNTGHVGFLAEADPDAVEQVVADLVAGRYVVDTRMTINVEVQAPDGSVTRDWALNEAALEKRDRARMVEVAVGVDGQAVSSFGCDGLVMATPTGSTAYAYSGGGPVIWPEVEALLLVPLSAHALFTRPLVVGPDSRLEVVIYHAGFGGAEVWCDGRRCLDAPTGSRICITRAERPVRLARLNTAPFATRLVRKFDLPVQGWRTADASATLAGRDGDTQ
- a CDS encoding HAD-IIA family hydrolase gives rise to the protein MDSLLGSQPEGDSGFLYGCGRPLAAAYDVALLDLDGVCFSGDARVPHAADGANGAREYGMRLVFVTNNASRSPVAVVNKLARNDIAASPDEVFSAAMDAAALLHEHLPDGASVLVVGGEGLRQALTDEGFKVVASADDGPAAVVQGWDAAVDWAMMSEGLYAITNGALHVATNLDATLPTERGFALGNGSLVAAIANASGRRPLAGGKPFPGIYQRALRRSGGTRPLAVGDRLNTDHVGARAADIPGLHVLTGVSTARDVLLASPEERPTFLHTDLRGLLEPHPAPERIGSGVQGWWQVGDECWRVTDAGLEDRNAGILDASCATVSLDAYRALACALWEFADAHAGGTEVPHVPELNVVS
- the recN gene encoding DNA repair protein RecN; its protein translation is MIESLHIENLGVIEDADLFLSPGLTALTGETGAGKTMVLTSLGLLLGQRAESAVVRAGAARALVEGAFVLSPSSPAAARAAESGAELDDDLLLASRVIPASGRSRAHLGGHAVPSAVLADVGSRLVSVHGQADQLRLRSASAQRAALDSLGGPSHAGLCRRYAEVYQARNAAAATLEQWRSGAQARRVEAEELRHWLEQLERLAPQPGEDAALTAEAERLDHAEDLRRAACAARIALSGDEDTTVESPDVMALTAAADRALAHVAGVDPILTSMAERLHQLGILAADLAGELTEYLDSLDADPARLAWVQERRAELARACQEIGGPGTRIDDVDALLAWGESAAARLDELEGPHGTAESLSAALDAAESELADVAGELSTARLRLAERLQNEVNAELAGLEMKDARLVVDLQPRDEPGPTGAETVALQLISHPGAPALPLGKGASGGELSRIMLALEVVLAEAASTAAEPEVPGGASAHHRRTFVFDEIDAGVGGRAAREIGRRLARLARRYQVVVVTHLAQVAAWADTQLVVLKETTADEAHTPQAPGRPGPGHPTVRTRVVAVTGRARLRELARMLSGHENSEAALRHAAELIDAANVAESRS
- a CDS encoding copper transporter translates to MIDFRYHLVSLISVFLALAVGVVLGAGPLQNSLGTALNDQVTSLRSDRNDLQTRLEQTEAAVNDRDDYITAAAASLLPGVLNGRRVAVVTLPDAEGGDIDAIVKEIETAGAAVTGRVSLTTAWSLTARESFRSTYSGQFTPYLEGAATDGNAILGQGLAAALTTEGENAAALMGLLTASDNPLVTEDAAPSAPADMIVVIGPRTVASPAGGEPTAAATPEQDAGAWVSALTGLASASTTVVVGAADVKADIVSALRTAKAPVTTVDSVGQATAAVSAPLALAATAAGTVGNYGFDDGADAIIPPVSN
- a CDS encoding TlyA family RNA methyltransferase; its protein translation is MARLIRIDSELVRRGLARSRTHAARLIDDGQVTLDGVVVTKPARQVNPAQAIEVIAPACDDYVSRGAHKLAGALDTLTKRDLAPRIVGRRCLDAGASTGGFTDVLLRRGAAQVVAVDVGYGQLAWSLRNDPRVTVLERTNVRSLDPHAVAPAPELVVGDLSFISLTTVLPALARAASSDADLLLMVKPQFEVGRDRLGRGGVVRDPALHLECVLKVCECAHALDMGIDAVTASPLPGPAGNVEYFVSMHSGRAGSPLDLVGPALQDEVRRAIAAGPAGSVGPAGANHSQHRRRPEGGGDDHRNHS